The following proteins come from a genomic window of Venturia canescens isolate UGA chromosome 4, ASM1945775v1, whole genome shotgun sequence:
- the LOC122410066 gene encoding uncharacterized protein has translation MTMEDRSGGIERAAPASSTVPTTTSLVASMRTDLPVDASYPLQRASKRSFDVAFLVAPDEKLARRQHEKLRLVSTDRLTDGVHPDRGQDEPTDLQVQDRDFFDRQMPQNLTTKHFDNERRKLMQCTDNSMSPPYSSLRTLTPTLPGLSPDAEVRRYTSQLRAGKTPSPPTLQHHAGSHSNAIGRLADSVDGPSLPCGKMYDAMMCSRRQTESRSAFTKVTISGSTRNGTFDDGQSSPRSSISPDRVSYQSSVSPPATGPLPPATGYKYAAFPTAKMPYPFLVSPEAQQTNLLENLKIPQIVQPPKIPSPNKVTGFRPEVPSVYPNFPYNPMAVFPPMAEALTRPRFLATAASVAGLLPPSFALNLPAQNVCAKCNLSFRMTSDLVYHMRSHHKNENNGEAARRRREEKLRCPVCDESFRERHHLTRHMTAHQDKESDAIVDQVEIKRRAATVHGK, from the coding sequence TGCTAGTTCAACTGTCCCAACAACAACGTCTCTAGTGGCATCGATGCGAACTGATCTACCTGTCGATGCTTCCTATCCGCTGCAACGTGCCAGTAAGCGTTCTTTTGACGTAGCGTTTTTAGTTGCACCGGACGAGAAACTTGCGCGTCGCCAGCACGAAAAATTGCGACTCGTGTCGACCGATCGTTTGACCGACGGCGTCCATCCTGATCGAGGACAAGATGAGCCGACGGATCTCCAAGTTCAGGATCGCGACTTTTTCGACAGGCAAATGCCACAGAACTTGACCACCAAACACTTCGATAATGAAAGACGAAAGCTCATGCAATGCACCGACAATTCTATGAGTCCACCATATTCATCACTGCGTACGTTGACGCCAACGTTACCAGGATTGTCACCGGACGCTGAAGTCAGAAGGTACACTAGTCAATTGCGCGCTGGGAAAACGCCGAGTCCTCCGACATTACAACATCACGCCGGTTCACATTCCAACGCTATCGGCAGACTCGCAGATTCTGTGGACGGACCCTCCCTTCCCTGTGGCAAAATGTACGACGCGATGATGTGCTCCAGGAGACAGACCGAGTCGCGGAGCGCCTTCACCAAAGTCACCATATCCGGATCCACGAGAAACGGTACTTTCGACGACGGGCAATCATCACCACGTTCCTCGATTTCACCCGATCGAGTAAGTTACCAGAGCAGTGTAAGTCCACCGGCAACTGGTCCGCTTCCACCAGCTACCGGTTACAAGTACGCGGCTTTTCCAACTGCCAAAATGCCATATCCATTCCTCGTCAGTCCCGAAGCGCAGCAAACGAATCTCTtggaaaatctgaaaattcctCAGATCGTTCAACCTCCCAAAATCCCAAGCCCGAACAAGGTAACAGGTTTCCGCCCAGAAGTTCCGTCGGTCTATCCGAATTTTCCCTACAACCCCATGGCCGTGTTCCCGCCTATGGCCGAGGCCCTCACTCGTCCTCGATTCCTTGCTACAGCTGCCAGTGTCGCGGGTCTTCTTCCTCCATCGTTCGCCCTCAATTTACCAGCCCAGAATGTTTGCGCAAAGTGTAATCTCTCCTTCCGGATGACATCCGATCTCGTTTACCATATGAGGTCGcatcataaaaatgaaaacaatgggGAAGCTGCCAGGCgacggagagaagaaaaattgcgATGCCCTGTTTGTGACGAGAGCTTCCGAGAGAGACACCATCTCACGAGACACATGACAGCCCATCAAGACAAAGAGAGTGACGCTATCGTCGATCAGGTTGAAATTAAGAGGCGGGCAGCAACTGTCCATGGCAAGTGA